The genomic window TGACGCTGATGGTCCATGGTTAAGCGGGGAAAAGGCGACAGCTACCCTTGTCGGGCTGTTCAGCACTTTCAAGTCTCGACAGCTTCCAACCTACGACAAGTGTTTGCAAGCAGGATATTGTACTTGGATGGAACGTGGTCGGTGCCtccccgtactccgtacaggaAAAATAATCCCCGCACGCTTGCAGCTGAGGGAGCATCAGACCAGCCATGACCCGATATTGCAGCAGGTAGCATTTCTGGTTCGGTGAGCTGCACCCTCACTCAACCTTGCCAGAGTGGGGGGTTGAAGCAGCCGTAGTCTCCCGTCGCGAGATGTCTCCaacttgtacggagtagttcgTAGCTTGGCGCATATGCTCCGTGCGGGAAAGGGTTGGCAAGGCcgggaagggggggaaggggaaggatcaagaaggagaagaagaaggaaaaaaagtataagtaGAGGCTTCAGGATCCGACAAGATGCAGGTCTTTCTCCCCCTTCTTCTGTATCAGTAAACAACCAATACAAAAACTTCAGTATCACAACTACAATCCATCTTCTCAACGAGAAACCACCACTTTTTGAAATCATTTCACAATGGCTCCCTGGTAGGCACTTGACGCATCTCGTCTCGTCCCGGtgtcctcaacaccaaaacCGTCACTGGCGATGCAAGAGGTCTAACAAGTCTATAGCAACTGCTCcacctgctcctgctccggCTCCTGCGACGGATGCTCCTGCGCCAGCTGCGGCGTAAGTTTTTGCCCTGTCCCCCCGTCCGGCTATTACCCAAACCCGACGCTGACTCTTGTTCCCCCGACGCGCAGCACTAAGTGCCTCCGAGACGAGCCCGCGACCGCGCGCCGCCAACTAGAAGCCCGGCGTGCTCCTGCCCACaaagccgacgacgacaagtgGTGTAGCGAGCTGGATGGGAGGCTCGGGTACATTCCGAGCGCGGGCGTGGGACTGTTAAACTCGGCGCTTTGAGTCCTAGGGGTACACCGTACTACGTACTTGTCAATACACATCTCATTTCGTTGACCCGTGCCATGGCCGCTCTGAGGCGCTTGCTCCGTGATGTCTTGTCTACAGGCCAGCCCAGGCCTCGCTGGTGAAGCCGTGACTTTGAATGGGCGTTTGTGTTTCTCCGCCCGCAGAGATGGAGGGAACTGTCAACTGTGCCGCGTCGTGCCCGGGGGACGGGCCTAGTCGTCTGATGGTGTGCCGCACCTCTGTTTTGTGCTTGTGCCCGTGACGTGGCAGCCGGCGAGGCAGCCGCTGCTGGGGTCACACGGCGCCCGCTGTATGCGGAGTGCGAAAACtgctggtcaactggtgtgcGTGGCCGGCTTGGGTGGTGAGGTGTCGTCGTgagggattttttttaatcgCGGCAGGGCGATGCGTGGTTGGGCCGCCATGGGCGTTAGTGCTGTCGCATTGTTGGATGTGCACTCTTGGTTGCGATATTGGGGTTTTTTAATGCCCGAATAGTcatgcgttcaatgttgggttTTGTGGACTTTTATCCCTCGGCTTTGGCGGCTGCTGGCTTGCCGGGTTTCGGTCCGGGCCGCGGAGGTCCGGGTCGAGTAAGATGAGATGGACGCCCGTGCATCCGCTGCTTGGCTTTGATTTTGAAGACTTGTTGAGTTTTGGGACTGGTATACTTGGACAGGAGCAGGCTGCTGATACAAGCTGAAAGGCTGCGTCTGTCAAGGAGGCTGTATAGCACTGCTGCGTCGTTGCAAGTCTTGTAGAAGCCGCTTGCTTGGCAATGACTATCCGTGGACCATGACTGTCATGAGATTTGAGTAGCGTGCCAAGAGCAGATACGACTGGACAAGCGAGTCATGGGGCGCCCAGCACGCACTGCGCTTGTTTAGATACTCTATGCTTCAAGTGCACGAATAGGGGCCAGAGGTGCGTTTAACCCACGCAATCGCTCTTCTCACCATGCCATGTCGAACCAAGACATTGTACAATTCGTTTCGACCAACCTGCCTCATCTGTCGGTGGCATCGTCAGCTGTTGCTTTTTGTGGCAAAGTGTCGGAGAACAAGGTTGTCTTGATCCAGATCGATTTCCTTGTCCGGACCAACCAATAGAGAACCCATGTTGGTCACAAAAAAGGCATCTGCATTGGCGGTGAGGAGGCCAGTGCAAGGAAGCAGATCAGGGGGAGAGGGGGCCCGTCATTCAAGCTGATTCTAGAAATGTCGGCAGTTGCAGATGTATATATAGATCCGGGGTGCTCCCGGTCAAAGTTGCGTGGCGCGAAGATCAGATTCCAGACGTGAGGTCCAAGCCAAGGTACCCAAGGCCAGACCATTACAAGGAGTTTGGCAACGCCGATCATCACATGTAAAGTGTAACAAAACGATGGCAGGAACAAAGACTCCGGCGGCTGGGATGAGGCAATtgtggacaaggagaagaacTAAACCTCCAGGAGACCAAAGATAGGCAGACATGACGTATGCTGACGAGAATCTCCTTGTCCATGCCAACATTTCTAGTCCCTCCTAACTCGAACAGGACCCAAAATCCGATACTGATGGCCATTGATGGGCGGCGTAAATACATGTCAAATAACACTTGACAGCTGCAGGCTTCCCAATGCCTCCTTTGCTTGCCGTTGCCTGGAGGCCAGGTGGCTGCATGCGGGCCATCACAAAGCATGGCTGCTTCGAACAAGCTTGCTCCATTGAGCAAAGCTATTTTGCCGCTGCGGCCGAGATAATTGGAACAGAACTCGTTATTAAAAAGTAGGTGCATTATGAGATCCTAGAtgggcttgcttgcttgcttgcttgccatGACATGCCGATGCCTACTGGTGGAAAAAATGAGCAAAGAATAAGGGGCCTTGGGGAACCTGACATGGCCAAAGTTGCACAGGCCGGGACTGACTTGGATAACATATTGTCAGAGTACAATGCAATCCTGGCCAAGCAAAAATATCTAGCGGCAGACACCATTTCCCTGGCAGACTCGTTTCATCTGCCCAACGCGAAGGCGATGAAGGCGTTTGGTTACCACTTGACGTTTGAAAAGTATTCCAACGTAGACGAGTGGCTCGCGGGCCTCGAGAACAGGGAGACTTGGATCCGGGCTACGGCAGAAGCTTCAGGAAAACCGAATTGAGAGGTGTCAAGAGCTGGAATACGGTCAATGCCCAGCCAGGAATCAGCCCGTAGGCATGTCAATGCTATTTGAATCAAAAACGTACGCCATTGTGGGGGTTTTGACAGGTGATGCCGCTTGGTTATATCACGCGCGCCGCAGTGTCCCGGTCGTGGGGTTTTATTAAATACAACAtggaaggaaaaaagaaacagtcTTGCAATACATTCAAGTAATGTCAATTGGATCGAAGGCGGTTGAGCGAAGCCCCGATACATGTAACATGCATATTCAATTATGCGGGTCACGACTCCTGACTCCTGACAGGGACAATATTCGCCCGACGCGTCACAACAGTCACGTACATGAGCTGAGTGCCAATGATACACAACCGACTCCCTCATACTAACCCTCACAATGCAGCAACACCTCCGCCATGCCAGCCTCGGCGATTCCACACAATCTCCATGATCAGCTGCATCCTACGCCGCCACGTGAGCTTGGCTCCGATCAGTCGCAGTCACACAGCTCCGGGTCCAACCCATCTGACTCGCAATCGCTGCAAAGAGCTCttgccggcgacgacaaTGCTCTGGTTCCAATCCACTACCCAGCTCTAAAAGAGGCATTCCTAACATCCCTTGAAGAACAGCAGGATGTTATCGAGGCAACAGCTCGGCACTGCCTAGGCGTCCGGAATTGTCACCTGGGCGCGCGGGAGGTCTGGCAATCTGGCTCCTTCAACGTCGTCCTTCCAATCCATATTGCAGCCGGCTGGTCTGTCTTCATGCGTATCCCATTCCCGTACCGCCTTGGCGAAGACCGGTGCCCGGGCAACGTTGAAGAAAAGCTCCGGACCGAGATTGCCACCTATATCTGGCTGCGTCAAAATTGTCCCGATATCCCAATCCCCGAATTGCACGCCTTTGGGCTGCCAGACGGGTCAGCGGTAAAACAATGAAGCCCAATCATAGCCTGGCTAACCAGTTACGCTCCTGTCCTCCGGGACTAACAATTGATAGTTTTCACATCCCCTCCGCACACCCCTCTGGGAACGAACCTGGTGGGCGTTTAAACGATTTGCTTGCTTGCTACTCGGGCGCCCGGTGCCTGTCCATCATGTCAAACGGAAAACTCGCCACTCAATCAATCCTGGCTTTTTGATTATAAGCCGAGCGCGCGGCGAAAAACTAGCCTGGTCGTGGCTAGATCGCTTCCAAGACAAGGCGTACCGAGACCGCTTCTTCCGCAGCCTTGCTCGTATATCACTCTCGCTAAATTCGGTTCCCTTGGCGCGCATCGGATCGTTGAAGCTTCAGCCGGACGCGTCTATCGCCTTGTCCAACCGGCCGCTTAGCCTCTATTTTCAGATGCTGGAGAACGAGGGCATTCCGACCGGCATCCCGCGCCATCGTACATACGCCCAAGTGGAATCGTACCTCTCGGATCTTCTCTCCAGGATAATAAAATTCGTCATCAGCCCAACGCAGTCCATGATCAAGAGGATGGCGAGAGACAACTCGCTGCGCTTACCGCCCTGCGCGCCATCATGCACCACTTCATCCGTCCAGAGCATCGCGATGGACCATTCTTCCTTCACCTGACAGATTTACACCAGCAAAACATCTTTGTTGACCAAGATTGGAATATTGAGACAATTATCGATCTTGAGTGGGCGCATACCGCGCCATTGGAAATGCAGCTTCCCCCATACTGGCTCTCGTCAAGGGTATCAGTCGACAGTTTCGACGACCAGGCTGCCATTACCGACTATGAGGCCGTACTGGAAGAATACTGGGCAATTTACGAAGCCGAGGAGAGGAAGCGCAACGATACCGTCGTCCAGGTCCCACTTCAGCGTGACATGTGGGCAAGAGGGAGCTTTTGGTACTTTCACGCCGTCGG from Metarhizium brunneum chromosome 2, complete sequence includes these protein-coding regions:
- the hpm2 gene encoding Glutathione S-transferase hmp2; protein product: MAKVAQAGTDLDNILSEYNAILAKQKYLAADTISLADSFHLPNAKAMKAFGYHLTFEKYSNVDEWLAGLENRETWIRATAEASGKPN